In Saprospiraceae bacterium, a genomic segment contains:
- a CDS encoding mucoidy inhibitor MuiA family protein: MKKLFVPFILLNMLNLDAQSVVTNQIKEVSVFLQGAQIFRSLELKLNAGEQEIRIKGLATNLDPNSIQLRAAGDVVLLGVKHELNYINERKNAADDMIKKKEQLKEELIKIQQQIYILQFEKNLLLKNQVQVVSVPNSNAKLEDLKLLIEFHKLKLADLLPKISELEKKEKMQQSEIEKIDRQIADLQTSQQPSSEVVLQLLSKSAGNQNFTMSYYVYDARWEMRYDIHVKDIQSPMEITYKANVYQNSGEDWKNIKIQLSTANPLESGDRPILQPWYLSNRPPVVYQQKRSAPEMAQNQAADLMQAPEGVEQFTQVQEQLTTRSYNIDLPYTVLSNNKPFHVTVRKASINAKYIYFAVPKLDPDAFLTAEISDWEDLDLMNGEAQLFLENTYQGKIFIDTRSIQDFLRLSLGRDKNVILTRTKIKDYSKNKFLSDKKEITKGYELGIKNNKSTSIELILEDQIPVSTQKEIQIEAEDISAATLESETGKLRWNLKLSSKEDKKLKLKYVVTCPKDFVLNLD; encoded by the coding sequence ATGAAAAAATTATTTGTCCCTTTTATTCTTTTGAACATGTTAAATCTTGATGCTCAATCTGTAGTAACCAATCAAATCAAAGAAGTATCTGTGTTTTTACAAGGTGCGCAAATATTCCGGTCACTTGAATTAAAACTCAATGCAGGTGAACAGGAAATACGAATTAAAGGTCTTGCTACAAATCTCGACCCCAACAGTATTCAATTGCGTGCGGCAGGAGATGTGGTGCTTTTAGGAGTGAAGCATGAATTAAATTATATCAACGAACGCAAAAATGCAGCTGATGATATGATCAAAAAGAAAGAGCAACTCAAAGAAGAACTTATTAAAATTCAGCAGCAAATTTATATTTTACAATTTGAGAAAAATCTGCTCTTAAAAAATCAAGTGCAGGTAGTAAGTGTACCCAATTCCAATGCAAAATTGGAGGACCTCAAATTGTTGATTGAATTTCACAAATTAAAATTAGCTGATCTCCTTCCTAAAATTTCAGAACTTGAAAAAAAGGAAAAAATGCAGCAATCAGAAATTGAAAAAATAGATCGTCAGATTGCTGACTTACAAACTTCCCAGCAACCCAGTAGTGAAGTAGTACTTCAGCTTTTAAGTAAATCTGCAGGCAATCAAAACTTTACGATGAGTTACTACGTTTATGATGCCCGCTGGGAAATGCGCTACGACATTCATGTAAAGGATATTCAGTCGCCCATGGAAATTACTTATAAGGCCAATGTTTATCAAAATAGTGGCGAAGACTGGAAGAATATAAAGATTCAATTGTCTACCGCTAATCCACTTGAAAGTGGTGATCGTCCAATATTACAACCATGGTATCTGAGTAATCGCCCTCCGGTTGTATATCAACAAAAAAGATCAGCCCCTGAAATGGCACAAAATCAAGCTGCCGATCTGATGCAGGCACCAGAGGGTGTAGAGCAGTTCACCCAGGTGCAGGAACAACTTACGACAAGATCTTACAACATTGATTTACCTTATACCGTACTTTCAAATAATAAACCTTTCCATGTAACCGTGCGAAAAGCAAGTATAAACGCTAAATACATTTATTTTGCAGTTCCTAAACTAGATCCGGATGCATTTCTAACGGCTGAAATTTCTGATTGGGAAGACTTAGATCTCATGAATGGAGAAGCACAATTATTTCTGGAAAACACTTATCAGGGCAAAATATTTATAGATACCCGAAGCATTCAGGATTTTCTGAGATTATCATTGGGACGTGACAAAAATGTGATTCTGACCAGAACTAAAATCAAAGATTACTCCAAAAACAAATTCCTTTCTGATAAAAAAGAAATTACCAAGGGCTATGAGTTAGGCATTAAAAATAATAAGTCTACAAGTATTGAATTGATTCTGGAAGACCAAATTCCCGTTTCTACTCAAAAAGAAATTCAGATAGAAGCTGAAGATATTTCAGCAGCAACATTAGAATCAGAAACCGGAAAACTTCGTTGGAATTTAAAACTTTCATCAAAAGAAGACAAAAAACTCAAATTGAAATATGTTGTAACCTGCCCTAAAGATTTTGTGTTGAATCTGGATTAA
- a CDS encoding ROK family protein gives MSPYLIGIDLGGTKIEAALIDVNGPLQILERLRLPTEADKGYDHILLQIQKILHSLTDKYSFIPKHIGIGTPGIIDKDTQLIKNSNTLGLIGRPMQKDLEKILGYEVRMANDANCFAMAENHHGAVPDYIKDPEVVFGVIMGTGVGSGIVVRGKVIHGKHGIGGEWGHNILDPSGDSCYCGKKGCVETFISGPACEKYYRKISDTSVPMAEIYKRFLLGEKNAVETIERLIHYFGKAMATVINIIDPDIVVLGGGLGNLEILYTRGKEEIKPYVFNYELKTLFVKPKLGDSAGVVGAALL, from the coding sequence ATGAGTCCATATTTAATAGGAATAGATCTCGGTGGCACAAAGATCGAAGCAGCCCTGATCGACGTGAATGGCCCTCTTCAAATCCTTGAAAGATTGCGCCTTCCAACTGAAGCGGATAAGGGATATGATCATATCCTTTTGCAAATTCAAAAAATACTTCATTCCCTTACTGATAAATATTCCTTCATACCCAAGCACATTGGGATAGGGACGCCGGGCATTATCGATAAAGACACCCAATTGATCAAAAACAGCAATACCCTGGGCTTAATCGGCAGACCCATGCAAAAAGACCTCGAAAAAATTTTAGGTTACGAAGTGCGGATGGCCAATGATGCCAATTGTTTTGCCATGGCAGAAAATCATCATGGCGCCGTTCCAGATTACATCAAAGATCCGGAAGTGGTATTTGGAGTCATTATGGGCACTGGTGTCGGGTCGGGAATTGTTGTGCGGGGAAAAGTCATACATGGTAAACATGGAATTGGTGGCGAGTGGGGACATAATATTCTCGATCCCTCCGGAGATTCCTGTTATTGCGGTAAAAAGGGATGTGTTGAAACTTTTATATCCGGACCGGCTTGTGAGAAATATTATCGAAAAATTTCTGATACGTCTGTTCCTATGGCAGAAATATATAAACGCTTTCTGTTAGGGGAAAAAAATGCAGTTGAAACGATCGAAAGATTGATCCATTATTTTGGAAAGGCGATGGCTACTGTTATTAATATCATAGATCCCGATATTGTCGTCTTGGGTGGAGGATTGGGAAATTTAGAAATACTCTACACCAGAGGAAAAGAAGAAATCAAACCCTATGTTTTTAATTACGAACTGAAAACACTTTTTGTAAAACCCAAATTGGGAGATAGTGCCGGGGTTGTTGGAGCTGCACTGTTATAG
- a CDS encoding DUF1501 domain-containing protein produces MKRRHFIQSAASGVVIPTVLNGLPVNAYSNAQWLQELVNPNVDTDHVLVLINLNGGNDGLNTTIPLDQYDNYAKARPTIYLNSKDILKLNGVPNLGLHPSMTGFQTLFNEGKMSIIQSVGYPNPDFSHFRSTDIWATGSNADEYLDTGWLGRYLNTEFPGFPLGYPNPQNPDPLAVQVGSNLPLLFQGPNAQMAMNVSNPDIFGLWPSGINDPAPNNNYGKELNFIRTISRQSESFAEALLAAYFKGNNLANYPTGNYLADALKVIARVIKGGMKTRLYIVSLGGFDTHSEQVDASNRNNGMHANLLKLLSDASLAFQRDLEAMKLDERVLGMTFSEFGRRIKDNLSGTNGSGGTDHGAAAPMFIFGKNVIPGVTGSNPFIPATVNEFDNIPMQYDFRSVYTSVLQDWFCVKDPALSEIMLRNYQALPVVKKSNCITAVDDFNAEQELLDLQILGNPLYSRSQIQLSSMEGHALVQLIEPMGTVIKTIFNGKLNAGVHTFDIENENYRPGNYYVRVQQKSAQKTKPLIVVLP; encoded by the coding sequence ATGAAACGTCGTCATTTTATACAATCAGCTGCATCCGGAGTCGTCATACCAACAGTTCTGAATGGCCTACCGGTAAATGCATATTCCAATGCACAATGGCTGCAAGAATTGGTCAATCCCAATGTAGATACCGACCATGTTTTGGTTCTCATTAATTTAAATGGAGGCAACGATGGACTTAATACTACCATACCTCTCGATCAATACGATAATTATGCAAAAGCACGGCCGACGATTTATTTGAATTCGAAAGACATCTTAAAATTAAATGGCGTTCCAAATTTGGGCCTACATCCCTCAATGACAGGATTTCAAACCTTGTTTAATGAGGGCAAAATGTCGATTATCCAATCTGTAGGATACCCAAATCCAGATTTTTCGCATTTCAGATCAACAGATATCTGGGCAACCGGTTCTAATGCAGATGAGTATCTGGATACTGGTTGGCTGGGTCGATATTTGAATACTGAATTTCCGGGTTTTCCACTTGGATATCCAAATCCGCAAAATCCAGATCCCCTGGCAGTTCAAGTAGGAAGTAATCTGCCTTTGTTGTTTCAGGGACCCAACGCACAAATGGCAATGAATGTATCCAATCCTGATATTTTTGGATTATGGCCGTCGGGCATTAATGATCCGGCGCCTAACAATAATTATGGTAAAGAACTCAATTTCATCAGAACCATAAGTCGCCAATCCGAATCTTTTGCAGAAGCTTTGCTAGCCGCTTATTTTAAAGGAAATAATCTCGCCAACTATCCTACAGGTAATTATCTGGCGGATGCCTTAAAAGTCATCGCCAGAGTCATTAAAGGAGGAATGAAGACGCGATTATATATTGTTAGTCTGGGTGGTTTTGATACGCATTCAGAACAAGTTGATGCAAGCAACAGAAATAATGGAATGCATGCAAATCTTCTTAAATTATTGAGTGATGCTTCATTGGCTTTTCAACGCGACCTGGAAGCCATGAAACTAGACGAACGAGTGTTAGGTATGACCTTTAGTGAATTCGGACGCAGGATCAAAGACAATTTGAGTGGCACAAACGGTTCAGGGGGAACTGATCATGGAGCTGCAGCACCTATGTTTATTTTTGGAAAAAATGTAATACCGGGTGTTACGGGCAGCAATCCCTTTATTCCTGCAACTGTCAATGAATTTGATAATATTCCAATGCAATATGATTTCCGGTCAGTTTATACTTCTGTGTTACAAGATTGGTTCTGCGTAAAAGATCCTGCACTTTCAGAAATCATGCTTAGGAATTATCAGGCTTTGCCGGTAGTAAAGAAATCAAATTGTATCACTGCAGTAGATGATTTTAACGCAGAGCAAGAATTATTAGATTTGCAGATATTGGGAAATCCTCTGTATTCCCGTTCTCAAATTCAACTTAGCAGTATGGAGGGCCATGCTTTGGTCCAGTTGATCGAACCCATGGGCACGGTTATCAAAACAATATTCAATGGAAAATTAAATGCAGGTGTTCATACTTTTGATATTGAAAATGAAAATTATCGTCCTGGAAATTATTATGTGCGGGTTCAGCAAAAATCTGCACAAAAGACCAAACCACTTATAGTGGTGTTGCCTTGA